From a single Brassica napus cultivar Da-Ae chromosome C9, Da-Ae, whole genome shotgun sequence genomic region:
- the LOC106430129 gene encoding chitinase 10, giving the protein MEKQISLSLCLFLFILSISSFLQETEARKYSYRRAPITRLVSRSLYDSIFIHKENNACPAKGFYPYEAFVEATRWFPRFGSVGGITTRRREVAAFLAQISHETTGGWATAPDGPYAWGLCFKEEVSPQSNYCDASNTEWPCFPGKSYKGRGPIQLSWNYNYGQAGRALGFDGLRNPESVANNSVLAFKTALWFWMTEQTPKPSCHDVMVNRYRPTKADIAANRTSGFGLTTNIINGGLECGIPGDGRVNDRVGYFQRYAKLFNVNTGPYLDCENQRPFS; this is encoded by the exons ATGGAGAAACAAATTTCTCTATCGCTatgtctcttcctcttcatcctcTCCATATCATCTTTTCTCCAAGAAACTGAAGCTCGGAAATACTCCTATAGACGTGCACCGATCACGAGGCTAGTCTCAAGATCTCTCTACGACTCAATCTTCATCCACAAGGAAAACAACGCATGCCCTGCAAAAGGTTTCTACCCTTACGAAGCATTCGTGGAGGCTACAAGGTGGTTCCCGAGGTTCGGGAGCGTAGGAGGCATTACGACAAGGCGTCGTGAAGTGGCTGCGTTTTTGGCGCAGATATCTCACGAGACAACAGGTGGTTGGGCCACGGCACCGGATGGACCGTACGCGTGGGGGCTGTGTTTTAAAGAGGAAGTGAGTCCACAAAGTAATTATTGTGATGCTTCAAATACGGAGTGGCCTTGTTTCCCTGGCAAATCTTATAAAGGAAGAGGTCCCATTCAACTTTCTTG GAATTACAATTACGGTCAGGCGGGTCGAGCATTGGGTTTTGACGGTTTACGTAACCCGGAAAGTGTAGCCAACAACTCCGTTTTAGCTTTCAAGACAGCTCTTTGGTTTTGGATGACCGAACAGACTCCTAAACCGTCTTGCCATGACGTCATGGTGAACCGGTACAGACCGACCAAAGCAGATATAGCAGCGAACCGGACAAGTGGTTTCGGTTTAACCACCAACATCATAAACGGCGGGTTAGAATGCGGGATTCCAGGAGATGGACGAGTCAATGACCGGGTCGGGTATTTCCAAAGATACGCTAAGTTGTTTAATGTCAACACAGGACCTTACttagactgcgagaaccagaGGCCCTTCTCCTAG